The following are encoded together in the Salmonella enterica subsp. enterica serovar Choleraesuis genome:
- a CDS encoding lysozyme inhibitor yields MKMKKILIIMLPALLAGCSTYETFYQNFVNRVNTDSMTYQCDEQALDVALNDKKQEVSFTLDDKPLTLKQGISASGTRYSDGIYVFWSKGDEATVYRQDRIVLHNCKLAGSH; encoded by the coding sequence ATGAAAATGAAAAAAATCCTCATTATTATGTTACCCGCGCTGCTGGCGGGCTGTAGCACCTACGAAACTTTCTACCAGAATTTCGTTAATCGGGTAAACACCGATAGCATGACTTATCAGTGTGATGAGCAAGCGCTGGATGTCGCGCTTAATGATAAGAAGCAAGAAGTGAGCTTTACTCTTGATGACAAGCCGTTAACCCTGAAACAGGGGATTTCCGCCTCCGGTACTCGTTATAGCGACGGCATTTACGTTTTCTGGTCTAAAGGGGATGAAGCGACGGTTTATCGCCAGGACCGTATTGTGCTGCATAACTGTAAGCTGGCTGGCAGTCATTGA
- the slyA gene encoding transcriptional regulator SlyA: protein MESPLGSDLSRLVRIWRALIDHRLKPLELTQTHWVTLHNIHRLPEDQSQIQLAKAIGIEQPSLVRTLDQLEEKGLVARQTCANDRRAKRIKLTEKAQPIIEQMEKVIVHTRGEILSGISNEELDTVLNIIGRLEQNILELQSRD from the coding sequence TTGGAATCACCCCTGGGTTCAGATCTGTCACGTTTAGTCCGCATCTGGCGAGCGCTTATCGATCATCGTCTCAAGCCACTGGAGCTGACGCAGACACACTGGGTGACGCTGCACAACATTCATCGTCTGCCTGAGGATCAATCGCAGATCCAGCTTGCCAAGGCGATAGGTATTGAGCAGCCTTCTTTAGTTCGTACCCTCGATCAATTGGAAGAGAAGGGGCTGGTAGCGCGCCAGACTTGCGCTAACGATCGCCGCGCTAAACGTATCAAGCTGACTGAAAAGGCTCAGCCTATCATTGAGCAAATGGAAAAGGTCATCGTCCACACGCGTGGTGAAATTCTTTCCGGCATCAGCAATGAAGAGCTGGATACCGTCTTAAATATCATCGGCAGGCTTGAGCAAAACATCCTTGAGCTGCAGTCTCGGGATTAA
- the anmK gene encoding anhydro-N-acetylmuramic acid kinase, with protein MKSGRYIGVMSGTSLDGIDVVLAAIDDKMVAQQASYSHPIPLEIKQAILAICQGQTLTLSQLGQLDTRLGKLFAEAVTQLMAQENLAAQDIIAIGCHGQTVWHEPMGDAPHTMQIGDNNQIVARTGVTVVGDFRRRDMALGGQGAPLVPAFHHALLARPDERRMVLNVGGIANLSLLLPGLPVRGYDTGPGNMLLDAWIWRKQGKAYDKDAELASSGIVIIPLLQQMLNDPYFAAPAPKSTGREYFNYGWLERQLAHFPGLSVADVQATLVELTAVTIAEQVLLSGGCERLMVCGGGSRNPLLMARLAALLPGTEVSTTDEAGISGDDMEALAFAWLAWRTISGLPGNLPSVTGASAETVLGAIYPANGYNYRS; from the coding sequence ATGAAGTCCGGTCGCTATATCGGCGTAATGTCAGGAACCAGCCTGGATGGTATTGACGTGGTGTTGGCCGCTATCGACGATAAGATGGTGGCGCAGCAGGCGAGCTACAGCCACCCGATACCGCTGGAGATAAAGCAAGCCATTCTGGCGATTTGCCAGGGCCAGACGTTAACGCTTTCTCAGTTAGGTCAGCTCGACACCCGGCTCGGAAAACTGTTTGCCGAAGCGGTAACGCAGCTAATGGCTCAGGAAAATCTGGCAGCCCAGGATATCATCGCGATTGGCTGTCACGGCCAGACCGTGTGGCATGAACCGATGGGTGATGCGCCCCATACAATGCAAATCGGCGATAATAACCAGATAGTCGCGCGTACAGGCGTTACAGTTGTGGGCGATTTTCGCCGCCGCGATATGGCGCTGGGAGGTCAGGGTGCTCCGTTGGTTCCCGCTTTTCATCACGCCCTGCTGGCAAGGCCGGACGAAAGGCGCATGGTGCTGAACGTGGGGGGCATCGCTAACCTGTCGCTATTACTGCCCGGTCTGCCGGTGCGTGGCTATGACACCGGCCCAGGCAATATGCTGCTGGATGCCTGGATCTGGCGCAAACAGGGTAAGGCTTATGATAAAGATGCAGAGCTTGCCAGCAGTGGGATAGTGATAATTCCACTGTTACAGCAAATGCTGAACGATCCCTATTTTGCCGCACCGGCGCCAAAAAGCACCGGGCGTGAATACTTCAATTACGGCTGGCTGGAACGTCAGTTAGCGCATTTCCCAGGGCTTAGCGTTGCCGATGTACAGGCAACACTGGTCGAGCTGACGGCGGTCACCATCGCCGAACAGGTGTTGTTAAGCGGCGGCTGTGAGCGGTTGATGGTGTGTGGCGGAGGTAGCCGTAACCCGCTACTTATGGCCCGTCTTGCCGCGCTGTTGCCGGGAACGGAAGTTTCCACCACTGATGAAGCCGGGATTAGTGGCGACGACATGGAAGCTCTGGCATTTGCCTGGCTTGCATGGCGCACCATTTCCGGCTTGCCGGGTAACCTGCCGTCGGTCACTGGCGCCAGTGCTGAAACAGTCCTGGGCGCGATTTATCCTGCTAACGGATATAATTATCGGAGTTAA
- the tyrS gene encoding tyrosine--tRNA ligase, with translation MASNLIKQLQERGLVAQVTDEEALAERLAQGPIALYCGFDPTADSLHLGHLVPLLCLKRFQLAGHKPVALVGGATGLIGDPSFKATERKLNTNETVNEWVEKIRHQVAPFLDFDCGDNSAIAANNYDWFGSMNVLTFLRDIGKHFSVNQMINKEAVKQRLNRDDVGISFTEFSYNLLQGYDFACLNELHGVALQIGGSDQWGNITSGIDLTRRLHQNQVFGLTVPLITKSDGTKFGKTEGGAVWLDPSKTSPYKFYQFWINTADADVYRFLKFFTFMSLEDIDALEAEDKASGTAPRAQYVLAEEVTRLVHGEAGLEAARRITQSLFNGDLSALTEADFAQLAQDGMPMVELNRDADLQQALVDSELQPSRGQARKTIAQNAVTINGEKQSNPEYNFSDSDRLFGRYTLLRRGKKNYCLICWK, from the coding sequence ATGGCTAGCAACCTGATTAAGCAATTGCAAGAACGTGGCCTTGTGGCCCAGGTGACGGATGAAGAAGCGTTAGCAGAGCGACTGGCGCAGGGGCCAATCGCCCTTTATTGCGGCTTCGATCCTACCGCCGACAGCTTGCATTTGGGCCATCTGGTTCCGTTACTGTGCCTGAAGCGCTTCCAACTGGCGGGTCACAAACCGGTTGCGCTGGTGGGTGGGGCGACCGGTCTCATCGGCGATCCAAGCTTCAAGGCGACCGAGCGTAAGCTTAATACTAATGAAACCGTGAATGAGTGGGTTGAGAAAATCCGCCATCAGGTCGCGCCTTTCCTCGATTTTGACTGCGGCGACAACTCGGCTATCGCAGCAAACAACTACGACTGGTTTGGCAGCATGAACGTGCTGACCTTCCTGCGTGATATCGGTAAGCACTTCTCTGTTAACCAGATGATTAACAAGGAAGCCGTGAAACAGCGCCTGAATCGCGATGATGTCGGCATCTCTTTCACCGAATTCTCTTACAACCTGTTGCAGGGTTATGACTTTGCCTGCCTGAACGAACTGCACGGCGTTGCGCTGCAAATCGGCGGTTCTGATCAGTGGGGTAACATCACCTCTGGTATCGATCTTACTCGTCGTCTGCATCAGAACCAGGTCTTTGGTCTGACCGTTCCGTTGATTACCAAATCCGACGGTACTAAGTTTGGTAAAACCGAAGGCGGCGCAGTATGGCTTGACCCAAGCAAAACCAGTCCGTACAAATTCTATCAATTCTGGATAAACACCGCCGACGCCGATGTGTACCGCTTCCTGAAGTTCTTCACCTTCATGAGCCTCGAAGATATCGATGCGCTGGAAGCTGAAGACAAAGCCAGCGGCACCGCGCCGCGCGCTCAGTACGTGCTGGCAGAGGAGGTGACTCGCCTGGTTCACGGTGAAGCAGGGCTGGAAGCCGCACGTCGCATTACTCAAAGCCTGTTCAATGGTGACCTGAGCGCCCTGACGGAAGCTGACTTTGCTCAGCTGGCTCAGGACGGTATGCCAATGGTTGAACTGAATCGCGATGCGGATCTGCAACAGGCGCTGGTAGACAGCGAGCTGCAACCGTCCCGCGGGCAGGCACGTAAAACCATCGCGCAAAATGCTGTTACCATTAATGGCGAAAAGCAAAGCAATCCTGAGTATAATTTCAGTGATAGCGACCGTTTATTCGGCCGTTATACGCTTCTGCGCCGCGGTAAGAAAAATTACTGCCTGATTTGCTGGAAATAA
- the dtpA gene encoding dipeptide and tripeptide permease A produces MSTANKKPAESESISLNAFKQPRSFYLIFSIELWERFGYYGLQGIMAVYLVKQLGMSEADSITLFSSFSALVYGLVAIGGWLGDKVLGTKRVILLGALVLAVGYGLVSWSGHDAGIVYLGMATIAVGNGLFKANPSALLSMCYDKDDPRLDGAFTMYYMSINIGSFFSMLATPWLAAKFGWSTAFALSFVGMLITVVNFIFCRSWVKQYGSKPDFQPVHMGKLLATLVGIVVLVAIATWLLHNQEIARITLAVVALAIVIIFGKEAFAMQGAARRKMIVAFILMLEAIIFFVLYSQMPTSLNFFAIRNVEHSILGIAFEPEQFQALNPFWIMIGSPILAAIYNKMGDRLPMPHKFAIGMLLCSVAFLVLPLGTKFASDAGIVSVNWLILSYALQSIGELMISGLGLAMVAQLVPQRLMGFIMGSWFLTTAGAALIAGKVANLMAVPENVTDPLMSLNVYGSVFLQIGVVTAIIAVLMLLTAPKLNRMTFDDAADEASNAPKVNA; encoded by the coding sequence GTGTCAACTGCAAACAAAAAACCAGCGGAAAGCGAAAGCATAAGTCTTAACGCTTTTAAACAACCGAGATCGTTCTACCTTATTTTCTCTATCGAGTTATGGGAGCGCTTCGGTTATTACGGCCTGCAAGGCATTATGGCCGTTTACCTGGTTAAACAACTGGGTATGTCGGAAGCTGACTCAATCACACTGTTTTCTTCGTTCAGTGCGCTGGTCTATGGCCTGGTGGCTATTGGCGGCTGGCTGGGCGATAAAGTCCTGGGTACCAAACGCGTTATTCTGCTGGGCGCATTAGTGCTGGCAGTAGGTTACGGTCTGGTTTCATGGTCAGGTCACGATGCCGGTATCGTATACCTCGGGATGGCAACCATTGCCGTGGGTAATGGCCTGTTTAAGGCAAACCCTTCTGCCCTGCTGTCCATGTGCTACGACAAAGATGACCCGCGTCTGGACGGGGCATTCACCATGTATTACATGTCCATCAACATCGGTTCGTTCTTCTCTATGCTGGCAACGCCATGGCTTGCGGCGAAGTTCGGCTGGAGCACCGCGTTTGCGCTGAGCTTTGTGGGCATGCTGATCACCGTGGTTAACTTCATATTCTGCCGCAGCTGGGTTAAACAGTACGGTTCTAAACCTGACTTCCAGCCGGTACATATGGGTAAACTGCTGGCAACCCTGGTGGGTATCGTCGTGCTGGTTGCCATTGCGACCTGGCTGCTGCATAACCAGGAAATTGCACGTATTACTCTGGCTGTCGTTGCTCTGGCTATCGTTATCATCTTCGGTAAAGAAGCCTTTGCCATGCAGGGTGCCGCACGCCGTAAAATGATTGTTGCTTTTATCCTGATGCTGGAAGCGATTATCTTCTTCGTGCTGTACAGCCAGATGCCAACCTCACTGAACTTCTTCGCGATTCGTAACGTTGAGCATTCAATTCTTGGTATCGCGTTTGAACCAGAACAGTTCCAGGCTCTGAACCCATTCTGGATTATGATTGGCAGCCCGATTCTGGCCGCTATCTATAACAAGATGGGTGACCGTCTGCCGATGCCACACAAATTTGCTATCGGTATGCTGCTGTGCTCCGTGGCTTTCCTGGTACTGCCGCTGGGGACTAAATTCGCATCTGACGCGGGTATCGTTTCCGTCAACTGGCTGATTCTGAGCTATGCGCTGCAGAGTATCGGTGAACTGATGATTTCCGGTCTGGGTCTGGCGATGGTCGCTCAGCTGGTTCCTCAGCGCCTGATGGGCTTCATTATGGGTAGCTGGTTCCTGACTACCGCTGGCGCTGCGCTTATCGCCGGTAAAGTAGCCAACCTGATGGCGGTTCCGGAAAACGTGACCGACCCGCTGATGTCTCTGAATGTGTATGGCAGCGTGTTCCTGCAAATTGGTGTGGTGACTGCCATAATCGCAGTACTTATGCTGCTGACCGCGCCTAAGCTTAATCGTATGACCTTCGACGACGCGGCTGACGAAGCCAGCAACGCGCCAAAAGTTAACGCTTAA
- the ydhJ gene encoding membrane fusion protein of YdhJK efflux pump, producing MNLKKIKYFSTILVFILAALVVWQAWTYYMRSPWTRDGKVRAEQVGITAQVSGTITQLKVADNQFVNQNELLFQIDETPYRIAILDAEAQLAKSESDLAKAHNEANRRQHLPQNYISAEDLDTANITVKTMQAQVKAATANLEHARWQLSQTAVRAPVSGWVTNLSTRIGDYATAGKPVFALVDSHSFYVVGYFEETKLRNIHPGAKAQVTLYSDDRRLEGTVSSIGRAIYDQSVETDSNLVPDVRPNVPWVRLAQRVPVRIALGHIPPDTTLVSGTTCTVSIQR from the coding sequence ATGAATTTAAAAAAAATAAAATATTTCTCAACCATTCTGGTCTTTATTCTCGCGGCCCTGGTGGTATGGCAAGCATGGACTTATTACATGCGCTCACCGTGGACGCGCGATGGCAAGGTTCGCGCCGAACAGGTCGGCATTACCGCCCAGGTATCCGGCACGATTACTCAGTTAAAAGTCGCAGATAACCAGTTTGTGAATCAAAATGAACTGCTCTTTCAGATAGATGAAACCCCCTATCGAATAGCAATTCTGGACGCGGAAGCTCAACTGGCAAAATCCGAGTCAGACCTGGCCAAAGCGCATAATGAAGCAAACCGGCGTCAGCATCTGCCGCAAAACTACATTTCGGCAGAAGACCTGGATACGGCCAATATCACGGTTAAAACAATGCAGGCACAGGTTAAAGCCGCCACGGCTAATCTTGAACATGCCCGTTGGCAATTAAGTCAAACCGCAGTGCGGGCACCGGTGAGCGGCTGGGTGACGAATCTCTCCACACGCATTGGCGATTATGCCACCGCCGGAAAACCGGTCTTTGCCCTAGTCGACAGCCATTCATTTTATGTAGTGGGTTATTTTGAAGAGACCAAATTGCGCAATATCCATCCCGGCGCCAAAGCACAGGTCACGCTTTACAGTGACGATCGTCGGCTGGAGGGGACAGTATCCAGTATTGGCAGGGCCATTTACGATCAAAGCGTAGAAACCGACAGTAATCTGGTACCTGACGTACGTCCTAATGTGCCATGGGTACGTCTTGCCCAGCGGGTGCCGGTACGTATCGCTTTGGGGCATATACCGCCGGACACCACGCTGGTTTCCGGAACGACCTGCACCGTTTCGATTCAGCGCTGA
- a CDS encoding GGDEF domain-containing protein produces the protein MVSNISHCNKRVAVFLVTSTIIILFLVQYFQALQGVYAPFSPLLFPTFTIFLLVLHLLIAVFMGMRYLCDLSCGYYLALTFAFLSSAIFMVGTLLSYPSYFVYYTINPIKYNDAALFFTFRHFTMALMVGISVVLYVFRDFCSRHPRINTAIFIALAILLAGCIVLGYLCSSLDPSLSLTLVDDSTRRYVPLWTSGIGYILMGMWVITLVLMLWTTRMKDLFWSSGSMLCVCYIATLMVLLTDDQTETFAWHSSRIIEAVATLFVLMTLLSDVFRLYKESREKYYISWQNSIRDPLTRLYNRSYFMDHLNALLPKVTPLQPLSVIMSDLDHFKRINDTYGHLQGDKVIQYVAQTLANSVRENDIAARIGGEEFMLLLNNTNAHDAYIIAERIRKKIAAETAESSQGQIPETITISMGVFTSYGTADSEACVKNADSAMYQAKREGRNRVVHFDITEASPDESAPGEESTEKKETSSSPKITSVNDDVDSRIAPIIPPGMR, from the coding sequence ATGGTAAGCAACATCAGCCACTGCAACAAACGTGTGGCCGTCTTTTTGGTAACCAGCACCATTATCATTTTATTCCTGGTGCAATATTTTCAGGCACTGCAAGGTGTATATGCCCCCTTCTCACCGCTTCTGTTTCCAACCTTTACGATATTTTTGCTAGTACTCCACCTGCTGATTGCTGTGTTTATGGGAATGCGTTACCTGTGCGACCTTTCCTGTGGCTATTATCTCGCATTAACATTCGCCTTTCTTAGCTCGGCTATCTTTATGGTCGGTACGCTGCTGAGCTATCCCAGCTATTTTGTTTATTACACCATCAATCCCATAAAGTATAATGACGCGGCGCTGTTCTTTACCTTCCGCCATTTCACGATGGCTCTGATGGTCGGGATTTCAGTTGTCCTTTATGTCTTCCGGGATTTTTGCAGCCGTCACCCCCGAATCAATACCGCTATTTTTATTGCGCTCGCCATCTTACTGGCGGGGTGCATTGTGCTGGGCTACCTATGCTCGAGTCTCGATCCAAGCCTTAGCCTGACCCTGGTAGATGACAGCACTCGTCGCTATGTACCGCTGTGGACATCGGGAATTGGCTACATATTAATGGGAATGTGGGTCATTACGCTGGTTCTGATGCTCTGGACTACCCGGATGAAAGATCTGTTCTGGAGCTCAGGCTCAATGCTGTGTGTCTGTTATATTGCCACCTTGATGGTGCTGCTAACCGACGACCAGACCGAAACCTTTGCCTGGCACAGTTCGCGCATTATTGAAGCCGTTGCCACGCTATTTGTACTGATGACGTTGCTGTCTGATGTATTTCGGTTATACAAAGAATCACGCGAGAAATATTACATCTCATGGCAGAACTCAATCCGCGACCCACTAACCCGGCTCTACAACCGCAGCTACTTTATGGATCATCTCAATGCCCTGCTGCCTAAAGTTACACCGCTTCAACCGTTATCGGTCATTATGAGCGATTTAGACCATTTCAAACGTATTAACGACACATATGGTCACTTACAGGGTGATAAAGTCATCCAATATGTTGCCCAAACCCTGGCCAACTCCGTGCGGGAAAATGATATTGCGGCTCGTATCGGTGGTGAGGAATTTATGTTGCTGCTTAATAATACCAACGCCCATGACGCCTATATAATCGCCGAGAGAATTCGTAAGAAGATTGCTGCTGAAACCGCTGAAAGCAGTCAGGGACAGATTCCGGAAACTATCACCATTAGTATGGGAGTATTTACCAGCTATGGTACCGCCGACTCTGAGGCGTGTGTGAAAAACGCCGACAGCGCGATGTATCAGGCCAAGCGCGAAGGCCGTAATCGGGTAGTACACTTTGATATTACCGAAGCCTCTCCCGACGAAAGCGCGCCCGGGGAGGAGTCAACCGAAAAAAAGGAGACCTCATCATCGCCGAAAATCACCTCAGTGAATGATGACGTCGACTCCCGTATAGCGCCAATTATCCCGCCGGGAATGCGTTAA
- the pdxH gene encoding pyridoxine/pyridoxamine 5'-phosphate oxidase, which produces MSDNHFEEIAHLRREYTKGGLRRSDLTAEPLTLFERWLGQACEARLADPTAMVVATVDENGQPYQRIVLLKHYDEKGLVFYTNLGSRKAQHLEHNPRISLLFPWHMLERQVMVQGTATRLSTIEVVKYFNSRPRDSQIGAWVSRQSSRISARGILEGKFLELKQKFQQGEVPLPSFWGGFRVSIDQMEFWQGGQNRLHDRFLYQRDGEGWNIDRLAP; this is translated from the coding sequence ATGTCAGACAATCATTTCGAGGAAATCGCGCATCTTCGTCGCGAATACACTAAAGGCGGTCTGCGTCGCAGCGATTTGACCGCTGAACCGCTGACGCTGTTTGAGCGCTGGCTGGGGCAGGCTTGTGAGGCCCGCCTTGCCGATCCAACCGCCATGGTGGTGGCCACAGTTGATGAAAACGGCCAGCCATATCAGCGCATTGTTCTGCTCAAACATTACGATGAGAAGGGGCTGGTGTTTTATACCAACCTCGGCAGCCGTAAAGCCCAGCATCTGGAACATAATCCGCGTATCAGCCTGTTATTCCCGTGGCATATGCTGGAGCGACAGGTCATGGTGCAGGGCACCGCTACCCGTTTATCGACTATTGAGGTAGTGAAATACTTTAATAGCCGTCCGCGCGATAGCCAGATTGGTGCCTGGGTCTCTCGTCAGTCCAGCCGCATTTCGGCGCGCGGGATCCTCGAAGGTAAATTCCTCGAATTAAAACAAAAATTCCAGCAGGGTGAAGTGCCTCTGCCGAGTTTTTGGGGCGGTTTCCGCGTCAGCATCGATCAGATGGAGTTCTGGCAGGGCGGTCAAAATCGTCTGCACGATCGTTTCTTGTATCAGCGCGATGGCGAAGGTTGGAATATCGACCGCCTGGCACCGTAA
- a CDS encoding glutathione S-transferase, whose translation MKLFYKAGACSLSPHIILRETGRDFSLTAVDLKTKRTENGDDFLAINPKGQVPALLLDDGTLLTEGVAIVQYLADLVPDRQLLAPVGRLVRYHSLEWLNYIATELHKSFAPLFTPGSSDEAKASARQVLENRLRWVNAELEGKQWLSGLRFSVADAYLFTVLRWAYGAGLDMSGLDNLTAFMERMKARPSVSAALAAEGLS comes from the coding sequence ATGAAACTGTTTTACAAGGCAGGCGCCTGCTCGCTTTCACCTCATATCATTCTGCGTGAAACCGGGCGTGACTTCTCTCTGACAGCAGTAGACCTGAAGACCAAACGCACTGAAAACGGCGACGACTTTCTGGCTATTAACCCTAAAGGCCAGGTCCCGGCACTGTTACTGGACGACGGCACCCTGCTGACGGAAGGCGTGGCGATTGTGCAGTATCTGGCGGATTTGGTGCCAGACCGTCAGCTTCTGGCTCCGGTAGGCCGCCTGGTGCGCTATCACTCACTGGAGTGGCTGAACTATATCGCCACCGAGTTGCATAAGAGCTTTGCGCCGCTGTTCACTCCAGGCAGCAGCGATGAAGCGAAGGCCTCCGCACGCCAGGTGCTGGAGAATCGCCTGCGTTGGGTTAACGCCGAACTGGAGGGCAAACAATGGCTGTCCGGCCTGCGTTTTTCCGTAGCAGACGCCTATTTATTTACCGTACTGCGCTGGGCATATGGCGCAGGGCTTGATATGAGCGGTCTGGACAACCTGACGGCCTTTATGGAGAGAATGAAGGCCAGACCTTCAGTTTCCGCAGCGCTCGCGGCTGAGGGCCTCTCCTGA
- a CDS encoding DUF1656 domain-containing protein codes for MSYLFSSSGMPLRDLIVGSSVYFPPVFKAVILGFIIWLLLHRLMREWMYSGEVWHPTLMDLSLFALSVSAGLLLLTAW; via the coding sequence ATGAGTTATCTGTTTTCGTCCTCCGGCATGCCGCTGAGAGACCTTATCGTTGGCTCTTCTGTCTATTTCCCTCCCGTGTTCAAAGCCGTAATACTCGGTTTTATTATCTGGCTGCTATTGCATCGTTTGATGCGAGAATGGATGTATTCCGGCGAGGTATGGCACCCGACCCTAATGGATCTTTCACTATTTGCGCTTTCGGTAAGCGCCGGATTGCTGTTATTGACAGCCTGGTAA
- the pdxY gene encoding pyridoxal kinase PdxY, with protein MKNILAIQSHVVFGHAGNSAAEFPMRRLGANVWPLNTVQFSNHTQYGKWTGAVMPPSHLTEIVQGIADIGELGRCDAVLSGYLGSAEQGEHILGIVRKVKEANPNALYFCDPVMGHPEKGCIVAPGVAEFHANASLPASDLTAPNLLELEMLSGRSIHNVAEAVDAARALIARGPRLVLVKHLARAGYQTDRFEMLLVTADQAWHIHRPLVDFGDRQPVGVGDVTSGLMLVKLLQGESLPQALEHVTAAVYAIISTTKEMNEYELQVVAAQDLIANPRERFTAVEL; from the coding sequence ATGAAAAACATTCTTGCTATCCAGTCGCACGTGGTCTTTGGGCACGCCGGGAACAGTGCTGCCGAATTTCCTATGCGTCGTCTCGGTGCGAATGTATGGCCGCTTAATACCGTACAATTTTCTAATCACACTCAATATGGCAAGTGGACGGGTGCCGTAATGCCGCCGTCACACCTTACTGAAATCGTTCAGGGCATTGCGGATATCGGCGAGCTGGGCCGTTGTGATGCGGTATTAAGCGGCTATCTTGGCTCGGCCGAGCAGGGCGAGCATATTCTCGGGATTGTGCGTAAGGTTAAAGAAGCTAATCCTAACGCGCTTTACTTCTGCGATCCGGTAATGGGCCACCCGGAAAAAGGCTGTATTGTTGCTCCCGGCGTTGCTGAGTTTCATGCAAATGCGTCACTACCAGCAAGCGATCTGACTGCGCCAAACCTGCTGGAGCTGGAAATGCTGAGCGGTCGCAGCATTCACAATGTTGCCGAGGCGGTGGATGCCGCCAGAGCGCTTATTGCTCGCGGCCCGCGTCTGGTGCTGGTTAAACACCTGGCACGCGCCGGTTATCAGACCGATCGCTTCGAGATGCTGCTGGTCACTGCAGACCAGGCATGGCACATTCATCGCCCGCTGGTCGATTTCGGCGATCGTCAGCCGGTCGGTGTGGGTGATGTTACCAGCGGTCTGATGCTGGTGAAATTACTGCAAGGTGAGTCTTTACCGCAGGCGCTGGAGCATGTAACGGCGGCGGTATACGCCATTATCAGTACCACCAAAGAGATGAATGAGTACGAATTGCAGGTTGTTGCGGCCCAGGATCTTATCGCTAATCCGCGTGAGCGCTTTACCGCGGTTGAGTTGTAA